Proteins encoded together in one Marispirochaeta sp. window:
- a CDS encoding NifB/NifX family molybdenum-iron cluster-binding protein: MKYAIAADGNQMAGHFGHAPSFIVVDIRDGKTVSRDETPSPPHAPGRIPAFVKELGADCVVVGGIGGQAKALFSQLEIDQICGITGSIDEVIAALEAGTLEDGGDLCDHSHQH, from the coding sequence ATGAAATATGCAATAGCCGCTGATGGTAACCAGATGGCCGGACATTTCGGCCACGCCCCCTCTTTTATTGTTGTCGACATCCGGGACGGAAAAACAGTATCCCGTGACGAGACCCCAAGCCCTCCCCATGCACCGGGACGGATTCCCGCTTTTGTAAAGGAACTGGGAGCCGACTGTGTTGTGGTCGGAGGAATCGGAGGCCAGGCAAAGGCTCTGTTTTCACAATTGGAGATCGACCAGATTTGCGGCATTACCGGCAGCATCGATGAGGTCATCGCAGCCCTGGAGGCTGGAACCCTTGAAGACGGCGGCGATCTCTGCGACCATTCTCACCAGCACTAA
- a CDS encoding diguanylate cyclase, protein MWITVHLSSIGAGFGAVIVLTFLVFSAAFLLLVSHNRVHLRYLILQAAFLLYLAGFALYTSGTAHSWTIFWFRICVTGLIFTPLALELFLESLLDLRRPFVRLVIGLGSSIFLFILWGAPSLMVTGEIVTHARGFTSVVKGPVFPLFAIVSLGAVFFSLGWFCRRLLARDQLWRQYRLIITGLCLWLASMIVDALTALKLVPSINAPWVGPVAMVITVGLYLGSMVEKNAREMQRQTDENEVLRHRLKYDPLTSLFSREFFNSILEIEAESWARSPQEHSILFIDADNFKGVNDQYGHIVGDRVLKMIGSIVKANVRRSDIPARYGGDEFIILLKNCGRGAARDLGEKIIREYNEGIRLQIPGVPEGFSGLSIGISSTSLIASGGNKDLIATADEAMYQSKQRGKNRVVVAERQGNPVRKVPAVCLR, encoded by the coding sequence ATGTGGATAACAGTTCATTTAAGCAGTATCGGCGCGGGGTTCGGGGCGGTTATCGTTCTAACCTTTCTGGTGTTTTCTGCGGCATTTCTTCTTCTTGTGTCTCATAATCGTGTACATCTTCGGTATCTTATTCTCCAGGCTGCTTTTCTTCTCTATCTCGCGGGCTTTGCCTTGTATACATCCGGAACCGCACACTCCTGGACTATCTTCTGGTTCCGTATCTGTGTTACCGGATTAATCTTTACCCCTCTGGCGCTTGAGCTTTTTCTCGAATCCCTGCTGGATCTCCGGCGCCCCTTTGTGCGGCTCGTAATTGGCCTTGGATCGTCGATTTTTCTCTTCATTCTCTGGGGAGCTCCTTCGTTAATGGTTACAGGGGAGATTGTTACCCATGCGAGGGGTTTTACCTCGGTTGTTAAAGGACCTGTGTTTCCCCTCTTTGCCATTGTCTCCCTGGGGGCTGTTTTCTTTTCCCTGGGATGGTTCTGCCGCAGGCTGCTTGCCCGGGACCAGCTGTGGCGGCAGTACCGGCTTATTATTACAGGCTTGTGCCTCTGGCTTGCATCAATGATTGTGGATGCCTTGACCGCCTTGAAGCTTGTCCCCTCGATAAACGCTCCCTGGGTTGGGCCGGTTGCCATGGTTATAACCGTGGGACTGTACCTTGGTTCCATGGTAGAAAAGAACGCCAGGGAAATGCAGCGGCAGACTGATGAAAACGAGGTCCTGCGGCATCGTTTAAAATATGACCCCCTTACCAGCCTCTTTTCACGGGAGTTCTTCAACTCGATTCTGGAGATAGAAGCCGAGTCCTGGGCCCGCAGTCCTCAGGAGCACAGTATTCTGTTTATTGACGCTGATAACTTTAAAGGTGTTAACGATCAGTATGGCCACATTGTGGGTGACCGGGTATTGAAAATGATCGGCAGCATTGTAAAGGCCAATGTCCGGCGCTCCGATATTCCAGCCCGTTACGGGGGAGATGAGTTTATTATTCTGCTGAAAAACTGCGGCCGCGGCGCTGCCCGGGACCTGGGCGAGAAGATTATCCGGGAGTATAACGAAGGGATCAGGCTTCAGATTCCCGGCGTCCCCGAGGGTTTCAGCGGCCTGAGTATTGGAATCTCCTCCACCTCGCTTATTGCTTCCGGCGGCAATAAGGACCTGATTGCTACCGCCGATGAAGCCATGTATCAGTCCAAGCAAAGAGGAAAGAACCGGGTTGTTGTAGCCGAGAGGCAGGGTAATCCCGTTAGAAAAGTTCCAGCTGTCTGCCTTCGATAA
- a CDS encoding NAD(+) synthase, whose protein sequence is MTRPTGPAYHEAMKRTLSEYGYLRAAAAVPLVKPGDVPFNCKKTQILMEEAARTDVSVTVFPELGITGYTCGDLFQQERLLHTSENGVMDLISLTKSISGIFVLGAPVKRNGRLFNCALVIGGGRLHGVVPKTIIPTYREFYEARWFSSGGRIKGEIEYAGFLVPMGTDCVFSFETDGEQSLKASFGIEICEDLWAPVPPSAGLCSAGAQIILNPSASNELVGKASYRHDLITQQSARCLAGYIYASAGVGESTTDTVFGGHAIIAENGAIITEAERFQRHGQIICSDIDLDFLEHERINSTTFAQGAELETREYRCINLDLSTASPEISSLTRTPVSNPFVPDAEKDLEARCREIFAIQSAGLAGRLGHIGCKNVVLGLSGGLDSTLALLVTVEAFRELDLDLQGIRTFTLPGFGTSSRTRGNVEKLTRALGVPLETVEIGESCLLQLKDLKHSGKPEDTAYENVQARQRTMFLMNKANMLGAIVIGTGDLSELALGWCTYNGDHMSMYSVNSGVPKTLVRFLVTYAANSRAGEEAAAVLHDIVDTPISPELLPPDAKGEIAQKTEDTIGPYVLHDFFLYHAIRCGASPKKVLLLAEKAFSGEYATETILSWLRSFYRRFFSQQFKRSCLSDGPKVGTISLSPRGDWRMPSDADAGIWLNELDEFS, encoded by the coding sequence TTGACCCGCCCCACCGGCCCGGCCTATCATGAAGCCATGAAAAGAACCCTGTCAGAATACGGCTACCTGCGCGCCGCGGCAGCAGTTCCCCTGGTTAAACCGGGAGATGTACCCTTTAACTGCAAGAAGACCCAGATCCTGATGGAAGAGGCTGCCCGAACAGACGTCTCCGTTACGGTCTTTCCGGAGCTTGGAATTACCGGCTACACCTGCGGCGACCTTTTCCAGCAGGAACGGCTGCTGCATACGTCAGAAAACGGCGTAATGGACCTCATTTCCCTGACAAAATCCATTTCCGGAATATTTGTGCTCGGGGCCCCGGTAAAACGGAACGGCAGGCTTTTTAACTGCGCTCTGGTAATCGGCGGCGGACGACTCCACGGTGTTGTTCCCAAAACCATCATACCCACATACCGGGAGTTCTACGAGGCCCGCTGGTTTTCCAGCGGCGGGAGAATAAAAGGAGAAATTGAATACGCGGGATTCCTGGTGCCCATGGGTACGGATTGTGTTTTTTCCTTTGAGACAGACGGCGAACAAAGCCTGAAAGCAAGTTTCGGCATAGAAATCTGCGAGGATCTGTGGGCTCCGGTTCCTCCCAGCGCCGGACTCTGCAGCGCCGGAGCACAGATCATCCTGAACCCGTCGGCCAGCAATGAACTCGTGGGCAAGGCATCCTACCGTCACGACCTGATAACCCAGCAGTCCGCCCGCTGTCTGGCAGGATATATCTATGCCTCCGCCGGTGTCGGCGAATCGACCACCGATACGGTCTTCGGCGGTCATGCCATTATCGCGGAGAACGGCGCCATTATCACAGAAGCTGAACGTTTTCAGCGGCATGGACAGATAATCTGCAGCGACATCGACCTTGATTTCCTTGAGCACGAACGCATCAATTCCACCACCTTTGCCCAGGGGGCGGAACTGGAGACCCGGGAGTACCGTTGCATCAATCTTGACCTGAGCACAGCATCCCCGGAAATCTCCAGCCTGACAAGAACACCGGTGAGCAATCCCTTTGTTCCTGATGCAGAGAAAGACCTGGAAGCCCGCTGCCGGGAGATCTTCGCCATCCAGAGTGCGGGACTTGCCGGACGGCTCGGCCATATCGGCTGTAAAAATGTTGTCCTGGGGCTTTCCGGAGGACTCGACTCCACCCTGGCTCTGCTGGTTACGGTGGAAGCCTTCCGGGAGCTGGACCTTGATCTACAGGGTATTCGCACCTTTACACTGCCCGGTTTCGGCACCAGCAGCCGGACCAGGGGGAACGTGGAAAAACTGACCCGGGCACTGGGGGTCCCCCTGGAAACCGTGGAGATAGGAGAAAGCTGCCTTTTGCAGTTGAAAGACCTTAAGCACTCGGGAAAACCGGAGGACACAGCTTACGAGAACGTTCAGGCCCGGCAGCGTACCATGTTCCTGATGAACAAGGCCAATATGCTGGGGGCCATTGTCATCGGAACCGGAGACCTGTCGGAACTTGCCCTGGGATGGTGCACCTACAACGGCGACCACATGTCCATGTACTCGGTAAACAGCGGGGTTCCCAAAACACTGGTCCGCTTTCTGGTGACCTACGCGGCAAACAGCCGGGCCGGAGAAGAGGCTGCCGCGGTGCTCCACGATATTGTGGATACACCTATTTCGCCGGAGCTGCTGCCCCCCGACGCCAAAGGGGAAATTGCCCAGAAAACTGAAGACACCATTGGCCCCTATGTCCTGCACGACTTCTTTTTGTATCATGCTATCCGCTGCGGTGCTTCTCCCAAGAAGGTACTTCTTTTAGCGGAAAAAGCCTTTTCCGGAGAGTACGCTACCGAGACCATTCTCAGCTGGCTGCGCAGCTTCTACCGCCGTTTTTTCTCCCAGCAGTTCAAGCGCTCCTGTCTGTCCGACGGGCCCAAGGTAGGAACCATCTCGCTTTCGCCCCGGGGAGACTGGCGCATGCCCTCGGACGCCGATGCCGGAATCTGGCTGAATGAGCTTGATGAATTCTCCTGA
- a CDS encoding DNA polymerase II — protein MKSGDSDILHTVIRKDTGMCYILTEESRDTAEGCEIRLHCVDDTGPLLLRFTRQRPLFFLRRGDSFESPGFRRRPLSLQSFSGDALDGIYFTSLNDFYKLRRELREKGINPLESDIRPEERFLMERFIHRGLEFRGQIFESRGKRVLVNPEVRPVNFRPRFSSLSLDIETSPDGTIYCIGCHFCSRRGTEEGVVHIVDPQETTVSGSSDYRINCCTDEAEMLKRSLEWIRLSDPDLLLGWNVIGFDLEFLRNRFAAWGIPFSLGRDRGGVRLFQKQSGMRSAEISGRIVLDGPQVMRGGFHRFDNYTLETVANTVLGTGKTISPEEDKVAEIVRLFSEDKASLARYNFDDCRLVSRIFASTAVLEQYVTRSLVTGLRLDKVSMSVAAFDFFYLPRLHRKGYAAVDIADISASEHAAGGHVFTSDPGRYRHVVVLDFRSLYPSIIRTFNIDPLALLTAREDPAPTPAGIFFNRRHSILPAHIGELLRRRAEARESGDEALSQAVKILMNSFYGVMGTPGCRFYHPDLPTAITGSGQWVLKATALRLQEEGYTVLYGDTDSVFVQLKEEEIAEAGAAARKIVGRINTYFTERILREFGVRSHLELEYEKHYELFFLPPMRGSGEGARKRYVGRIADSGELEFRGMESVRSDWTELARQFQRELFKRYFDNEEIPHWLRQTVEEIQEGKRDHELIYRRRLTKQAAGYIKNVPPHVRAARLLDPAGKRNIRSIEYLITPEGPIPLQHHPARIDYTHYIEKQIKPIADGVLPFLNTSFDEIIEGRQLELF, from the coding sequence ATGAAAAGCGGAGATTCGGATATTCTACACACGGTGATCCGGAAAGATACAGGCATGTGTTATATCCTCACGGAAGAAAGCAGGGACACTGCTGAAGGCTGCGAAATCAGGCTCCACTGTGTGGATGATACCGGCCCTCTCCTGCTGCGTTTTACTCGCCAGCGCCCCCTCTTTTTTCTGCGTCGCGGCGACAGCTTTGAGTCTCCCGGTTTCCGCCGGCGACCCCTTTCTTTACAATCTTTTTCCGGAGATGCCCTCGACGGCATCTATTTTACAAGTCTGAACGATTTCTACAAACTCCGCAGGGAACTGCGGGAAAAAGGAATTAACCCTCTGGAGTCGGACATCCGGCCGGAAGAACGCTTTCTGATGGAACGCTTTATTCACAGGGGGCTCGAATTTCGTGGACAGATATTCGAGAGCCGTGGTAAACGGGTCCTGGTCAATCCGGAGGTTCGTCCTGTCAACTTTCGCCCCCGCTTCTCAAGCCTTTCTCTGGATATCGAGACCAGTCCCGACGGCACTATCTACTGCATCGGCTGTCACTTTTGCAGCCGGCGGGGAACCGAAGAAGGTGTGGTGCATATTGTCGATCCCCAAGAAACAACGGTATCCGGAAGCAGCGATTACCGGATCAACTGCTGTACCGACGAGGCTGAAATGCTCAAGCGTTCCCTGGAATGGATCCGCCTGTCTGACCCCGATCTGTTATTGGGATGGAATGTAATCGGTTTCGACCTGGAGTTCCTGAGAAATCGCTTCGCCGCCTGGGGAATTCCCTTCAGCCTGGGACGGGACCGGGGCGGAGTCCGCCTGTTTCAAAAACAGTCGGGAATGCGCTCCGCAGAAATCAGCGGACGCATCGTACTTGACGGACCCCAGGTTATGCGAGGGGGCTTTCACCGTTTTGACAATTACACTCTGGAGACCGTCGCCAATACGGTGCTGGGAACCGGCAAAACTATCAGCCCGGAAGAAGACAAGGTCGCGGAGATTGTACGGCTCTTTTCCGAAGATAAAGCATCCCTGGCCCGCTACAATTTTGACGACTGCCGTCTTGTCAGCCGCATATTCGCGTCTACCGCAGTGCTGGAGCAGTATGTTACCCGCAGCCTGGTAACAGGACTTCGCCTGGACAAGGTAAGCATGTCCGTGGCTGCTTTTGACTTTTTTTACCTTCCCAGACTGCACCGGAAGGGATACGCCGCAGTGGACATCGCCGACATCAGCGCTTCCGAACACGCCGCCGGAGGTCATGTTTTTACCAGCGATCCCGGACGGTACCGGCATGTGGTGGTCCTCGATTTTCGCAGTCTCTACCCCTCGATAATCCGTACCTTCAATATAGACCCTCTTGCCCTGCTTACCGCCCGGGAAGACCCGGCTCCCACCCCGGCGGGGATCTTTTTTAACCGTCGGCACAGTATTCTGCCTGCCCACATCGGCGAACTGCTGCGGCGCCGGGCGGAGGCGCGGGAATCGGGGGACGAAGCTCTGAGCCAGGCGGTAAAAATTCTGATGAACAGCTTTTACGGGGTTATGGGGACCCCGGGTTGCCGTTTTTACCACCCCGACCTGCCGACGGCGATTACCGGCAGCGGACAATGGGTCCTGAAGGCCACCGCGTTACGGCTCCAGGAAGAGGGATACACGGTCCTCTATGGAGACACCGACTCGGTGTTTGTTCAGCTTAAGGAAGAAGAGATAGCAGAAGCAGGGGCAGCTGCCAGAAAGATTGTCGGCCGAATAAACACCTACTTTACCGAACGTATTCTCAGGGAGTTTGGTGTCCGGTCACATCTTGAGCTGGAGTACGAAAAGCACTACGAACTCTTTTTTCTGCCCCCCATGCGTGGAAGCGGAGAAGGCGCCCGCAAGCGTTATGTGGGGCGCATAGCAGACAGCGGTGAGCTTGAGTTTCGCGGCATGGAGTCGGTCCGCTCCGACTGGACCGAGCTTGCCAGGCAGTTTCAGCGGGAACTGTTCAAACGCTATTTTGATAACGAGGAGATTCCCCATTGGCTGCGGCAGACCGTAGAGGAGATACAGGAAGGAAAACGGGACCATGAGCTTATCTATCGGCGACGGCTCACCAAACAGGCCGCGGGATACATAAAAAACGTACCACCCCATGTACGGGCCGCCCGCCTCCTGGACCCCGCAGGAAAACGCAATATCCGCAGCATTGAATACCTGATAACCCCCGAGGGACCGATTCCACTGCAGCATCACCCGGCACGCATTGATTACACCCACTACATTGAAAAACAGATAAAACCGATCGCCGATGGAGTACTTCCTTTTCTGAACACCAGCTTTGACGAGATTATCGAAGGCAGACAGCTGGAACTTTTCTAA
- a CDS encoding Mrp/NBP35 family ATP-binding protein — MEQANSISQQAEETRLLRDNMSSVKHIVMVMSGKGGVGKSTVAVNLALGLAKMGKSTGILDIDIHGPNVPKMLGIDDQQLFSSEEKRIIPLESGPNLKVVSLALAGYEPERPIIWRGPIKMNVIKQFLKDADWGELDYLVIDTPPGTGDEPLSICQLLPEMAGTVIVTTPQEVANLDAMKSVSFARELKVPIIGLIENMSGFVCPNCGTVSDIFGKGGGKATAERFKEYFLGELPLDPRIMQGGDSGRGFISDNEGPAGQAMAAIMEKIIARVEAPQE, encoded by the coding sequence ATGGAACAGGCAAACAGTATCTCCCAGCAGGCGGAAGAGACCCGTCTTCTGCGGGACAACATGAGTTCAGTCAAGCACATCGTCATGGTCATGAGCGGAAAAGGGGGAGTAGGTAAAAGCACCGTTGCGGTGAACCTTGCCCTGGGCCTTGCCAAAATGGGAAAATCCACCGGCATTCTGGACATTGACATCCATGGACCCAATGTGCCGAAGATGCTGGGAATCGATGATCAGCAGCTCTTTTCCTCCGAGGAAAAACGGATCATACCCCTGGAAAGCGGCCCAAACCTGAAGGTCGTCAGCCTCGCCCTGGCAGGCTACGAACCTGAACGTCCCATTATCTGGCGGGGACCGATAAAGATGAATGTCATCAAGCAGTTTCTGAAGGACGCAGACTGGGGAGAACTGGATTACCTGGTAATCGACACACCTCCGGGAACCGGGGATGAACCACTGTCGATCTGCCAGCTTCTGCCCGAAATGGCCGGAACAGTCATCGTTACCACCCCGCAGGAGGTAGCCAATCTGGATGCCATGAAGAGCGTATCCTTTGCCCGGGAACTCAAGGTACCGATCATCGGGTTAATCGAAAACATGAGCGGTTTTGTCTGCCCCAACTGCGGTACCGTAAGCGATATTTTCGGTAAAGGCGGGGGCAAAGCCACCGCCGAGCGCTTTAAGGAGTACTTTCTGGGAGAACTGCCTCTGGACCCCCGGATTATGCAGGGAGGAGACTCAGGCCGCGGATTTATCAGCGACAACGAGGGCCCCGCAGGACAGGCCATGGCGGCTATCATGGAAAAGATCATAGCCAGAGTCGAAGCGCCACAAGAGTAA
- a CDS encoding class I SAM-dependent methyltransferase, with translation MAVKIIRNGKLDLSLLHRLEKKPGLYDPGDFIFWTDPYISSHVLEAHLDPLSDDASRRAETIEKTLRFISDRYPPETHPRLLDLGCGPGLYASQFHDAGYHVTGIDFSPVSIRYAKENARKSRREITYLNIDYREWKAEEDSCEIIVMIFGDFCVLDPGSRKKLLANIRRALSPGGVFLFDVFTEMYLPYPDERAWYTMLRDGFWHSGKNLVLEIKHRYPEKSVHLNRYLIITEDGTVRSCNLWHRWFERAEIREYLQQEGFTVEAMWADLAGTPLKPSPEWIGIAAIPRV, from the coding sequence ATGGCGGTAAAGATTATCAGGAACGGAAAGCTTGATCTTTCCCTTTTGCACCGGCTGGAAAAGAAACCCGGGCTCTATGACCCCGGTGACTTTATCTTCTGGACCGATCCTTATATCTCTTCTCATGTTCTGGAAGCCCATCTGGATCCCCTGTCCGATGATGCCTCCCGCAGGGCGGAGACCATAGAAAAAACTCTGCGGTTTATCTCAGACAGGTATCCGCCCGAGACGCATCCCCGTCTGCTGGATCTTGGCTGCGGACCAGGACTGTATGCTTCGCAGTTTCATGATGCGGGGTATCATGTTACGGGGATAGATTTCTCCCCCGTAAGCATCCGCTACGCCAAGGAGAATGCCCGGAAAAGCCGCCGGGAGATTACCTATCTGAACATTGATTACCGTGAATGGAAAGCCGAGGAAGACAGCTGTGAGATCATTGTGATGATTTTCGGCGACTTCTGCGTTCTTGATCCGGGCTCTCGAAAAAAGCTGCTTGCGAATATCCGCCGTGCCCTCAGTCCGGGGGGGGTCTTTCTCTTTGATGTTTTTACCGAGATGTACCTGCCTTATCCCGATGAGCGGGCCTGGTACACCATGCTGCGGGATGGATTCTGGCATTCCGGCAAGAACCTGGTTTTAGAGATCAAGCACCGGTATCCTGAGAAATCGGTCCATCTGAACCGTTACCTGATTATTACCGAGGACGGTACGGTGCGCAGCTGCAATCTGTGGCACCGCTGGTTTGAGAGAGCGGAGATCCGGGAGTACCTGCAGCAGGAGGGTTTTACGGTGGAAGCCATGTGGGCTGATCTGGCCGGAACTCCCTTAAAGCCCTCCCCTGAATGGATTGGTATTGCCGCGATTCCCCGCGTCTGA